CGCGCACGGTGTCGTTCATCGTGGTAACCACCCTTGAATGGCTGTCGGTTGCGCGGTCGGCCGGTCAGACGCCGGCGGGGGACGGCTGGGGGGCCGCGGCCTCGATGCGCCGCAGCTCGGCCGCGAGGATCCGGCCGATCTCGGCGAGGGCCGCGGGTTTCATCAGGTCGTTGTGGCTGCGCTCCAGGTAGTGGGCGGTGATGTCGCCGCCGACGTAGGGGCGCCAGGTCTCGGGGGTGGGTGAGATGTCGACCTTGTCGAGCGAGGCGACCAGGACGGTGACGTCCGAGTCGAACCGGTCGGGCACGAACTCGTGGACGAGGTCGCGTCCGTTGGCGTACACCCGGCCGATGGCCGCGATGTGGTGGGGTTCCAGGCTGGCGAGGGAGCTGCCGAGCCTGCGCAGGATCTGGACGACCTTGTCGTGCCGCAGCGGTTTCTTGCCGAGGTAGCGGCGGTCGTATCCGACCCAGCGCAGCAGGTCGGCGAGGATCTCCTGTTCGCCCAGTTCGGCGAGGGTCTGCCCGGGGTAGGTGTCGAGGATGGCGAGCAGCCCGACCTCCTCGCCGGCGGCCTGGAGGGCACAGGCGATGACGTGGGCGGCGATCCCGCCCGAGGAGTAGCCGAGCAGATGGTAGGGGCCGTGCGGCTGGATGCGGCGGATCTGCTCGATGTAGTCGGCGGCCATCTCGTGGAAGGAGCCGGGCAGCGGGCCGGTGCCGTCCAGGCCGCGGGCCTGGAGGGCGTAGACGGGGACGTCCGGGTCGAGGTGGCGGATGAGTCCGGCGTAGCACCAGCCGAGGCCGCCGGCGGGGTGCACGCAGAAGACGGCGGGGCGGCTGCCGTGCGGGCGCAGCGGCAGTACGACGTCGAGCGGGTCCTCGTGCCGGTCGCCGCCGGCGATCCTGGCCGCGAGGAGGGCGGGGGTGGGGGCTTCGAAGACGCTGCGGATGGTCAGTTCGGCGCCGAAGGTCTCGCGGACCCGGTTGATCAGGCGGGTGGCGAGCAGGGAGTGGCCGCCGAGGGCGAAGAAGTTGTCGTCCATGCCGGTGCGGGGCAGTCCGAGCACATCGGCGAAGAGGTGGCAGACCAGCTCCTCGCGGGGGTTGCCGGGGGCGCGTCCGGTGCCGGCGGTGGCGAGGTCGGGGGCGGGCAGCGCGCGCCGGTCCAGCTTGCCGTTGGGGGTGACGGGCAGTTCGGGGAGGCCGACGAAGGCGGCGGGGATCATGTGGTCGGGCAGGTGCGCGGCGAGTTCGCGGCGCAGTTCGTCGGTGCCGGGTGCGGTGCCGTCGGACGGTACGACGTAGGCGACGATGCGTTTCTCGCCGGGCTGGTCCTCGCGGGTGACGACGGCGGTGTGGCGGATGCCCGGGTGCCGGGCGAGGGCGGTCTCGATCTCGCCGAGTTCGATGCGCAGGCCGCGGATCTTGACCTGGTCGTCGGTGCGGCCGAGGTAGACGAGCGCGCCGTGGTCGCTCCAGCGGGCGAGGTCGCCGGTGCGGTACATCCGCGATCCGGGCGGACCGTAGGGGTCGGCGACGAACCGTTCGGCGCTCAGGCCGGGCCGGCCGAGGTAGCCGCGGGCCGGCTGGACTCCGGCGAGGTAGAGCTCTCCGGGGGTGCCGGGCGCGGCCGGGCGCAGGGCGGGGTCGAGGACGTAGGTGCGGGTGTTCCAGATGGGGTGGCCGATGGGCACGGGTCCGGCGCCGGGTGCGCACTCCCAGCAGGTGACGTCGACGGCCGCCTCGGTGGGGCCGTACAGGTTGTAGAGCCCGACGCGCGGCAGCACCCGGAAGAAGCGGTTCTGCAGCTCCTCGGGGAGGGCCTCGCCGCTGCAGATCACCCGGCGCAGTCCGGTGCAGCGGGCGGCGGCGGGTTCCTCCAGGAAGACCTGGAGCATGGAGGGGACGAAGTGGGTGGTGGTGATCCGCTCGGCCCGGATGAGCTCGGCCAGGTAACGGGGGTCCTTGTGCCCCTCGGGGCGGGCGACGACGAGGGCGGCGCCGGTGATCAGCGGCCAGAAGAACTCCCAGACGGAGACGTCGAATCCGGAGGGTGTCTTCTGCAGGACGCGGTCGTCGGCGCCGAGTCCGTAGCGGTGCTGCATCCACAGCAGCCGGTTGGCGATGGCCCGGTGGGGGACGACGGCGCCCTTGGGGCGGCCGGTGGAGCCGGAGGTGTAGATGACGTACGCCGGGTGGTCGCCGGCCGGCGCCGGGCCGGCGGGCGGGGTGCCGGGCTGGGCCGCGAGCCGGTCGGCGGTGTCGTCGGCGTCCAGGACGAGCAGGGGCACGGACAGTTCGCCGGGCAGTCCCGCCGCCGTCGTCGCGGTGGTCAGCAGCAGCGCGGGGCGGGCGTCGCCGAGCATGAACCGGATGCGCTCGGCCGGGTAGTCGGGGTCCACGGGCAGATAGGCGGCGCCCGCCTTGACCACCGCGAGCAGGGCGGTGACCAGGTCCGGGGAGCGGGGCACGGCCAGCGCCACGATGCTCTCCGGGCCGACGCCGCTCGCGCGCAGCAGGTGGGCGAGCCGGTCGGCGCGGGCGTGCAGCTCGCGGTAGGTCAGCGTGCTGTCCTCGAAGCGCAGCGCCGGGGCCCCGGGGGTGCGCCGGGCCTGCTGTTCGAGCAGCTCGGTCAGGGTGGTGTCCGGCACCGGGTGGGCCGTGTCGTTGTGGGCCCGTACCACCAGGTCGCGCTCGGTGGCGTCCAGGAGGTCGATGTGCCCGACGGGGGTGTCGGGGCCGGCGTCGGCCAGCCGCTGCAGGAAGCCGATGAAGCGGTGCTGGTGGGCGGCGAGCTGCTCGCCGGAGTACAGGGCGGGGTTGGCGTCGAAGTCGACCTGGAGGCCGCGGCCGTCGGAGCGCTCGTACACGATCAGCGAGAGGTCGTCGGAGGGGCCGATGGAGAGGTTGTGCACGACGGCGGGGGCGTCGCCGAACGTGAGCCCGTAGTCGAACATCATGATGTTGATCTCGGGGCCGGTGAGCCGTCCGCCGCCGCCCAGCAGATTGCGGTCGCGGACCAGGTCCTCGTACCGGTAGTGCTGGTGCTTCATCACCGCGCGCAGTTCCGCCGAGACCTGCTCCAGGAGGGCGGCCAGGGTCAGGCCCTGGGTGACGGGCACCCGCAGCGGCACCACGTTGGAGACCATGCCCGGCACCGACCGGGCGGCGCGGCCGAGTCGGCAGGAGACGGGGACGCCGAGGACCACCTCGTCGGCTCCGGTGGAGCGCTGCAGATACAGGGCCGCGGCGGTCATCATCGTGGCCGGCCAGGTCACGCCCACCTCGCGGGCGGTGTCCCGCAGCCGTTCCAGGCCGTCCGTGGTCAGGAAGGAGGTACGGCGGACCAGGCCGTGGGCCATGACCGGCGTACGGTCGGACAGGCCGGCCGGCTCGGGGCAGCCGGCCAGCCGCTCGCGCCAGAACTCGCGGTCGGCGGCGAAGCGTTCACCGCGGCGGTACGCGGCGTCGGCCTCGACCAGGTCGGCGACGGGCCCGAATCCGCTCGGCGCGGGTTCCCGGCCCGCGGCGAGCGCGGTGTACAGGTCGGCGGCGCGCCGGGCGAGCAGGGCGACGGCGAAGCCGTCCACGGTCACGTGGTGGTAGCGGTAGAACCACAGGTACCGGTCGGTGGCCACGCGCAGCAGCGCGAAACGGAACAGCAGGTCGTGGCGCGGGTCGACGGGCTCGGCGAGGGTCTCGCGCATCCACTGCTCCGCCGCCGTCTCCGGGTCCTCCTCGTGCCGCAGGTCCAGCCGCTGAAGCGTCCACCGCGGGTCGGGGTCGGCGATCTGCCACAGGCCCTCGCCGTCCTCGACGACGCGCATCCTCAGTGCCTCGGCCTCCCGTACGAGGCGGCGCAGCGCCTGCTCGAAGACGTCGGCGTCGATGGCCCCGCGTATCTCCAGGTATTCGGCCGCGTTGTAGATCGGGTTCTTCGGGTCCAGCTGCTGGGCGAACCAGATTCCGGCCTGGGCCGCGGTCAGCGGTATACCGTCTCCAAGCATGATTCTCATCCACCCCTAGCGGACAACTTCAGTGAAAAACCTCGGGCAGTGGTTCCGGGGAACGGATTGAACTCTCGCATCCACCGGAATTCGCCGACAACGCCCACTGCATCAACCTGCCAACCGGGCCCGGAAACACGGAACGGGCGGTGGCAGACAACTGCCACCGCCCGCCGGCGACCTGCCGGGTGCGCCCCGGTCAGCCGCCCATGGCGCGGACCAGACTGGCCGGCCGCATGTCCGTCCAGTACTCGTTGATGTGGTCGAGGCACTCCTGCCGGTCCGCCGCGCCGTGCCGCACGGTCCAGCCGGCCGGCACCTCGGCGAACGCGGGCCACAGGGAGTACTGGCCCTCGTCGTTGATGAGTACGTAGTAGCGTGCGCCGTCGTCCTCGAAGGGATTGGTGGCCATGACTGTGTTCGCCTTTCTCTGCGACTGCTCTGCTTTTCAATAAGGCCTTACGGTGCTTTACGTGCCGGTCAGGCGGCGGCCTTCGACCGTACCGAGTCGATGAATCCGGGCAGTCGGTCGACGCCCCAGTACTTGTCGAATCCGACGATGAAGAAGGGAACGCCGAACACCCCGTCCCGGTGCAGTGAGTTCAGCGCCTGAAGGCCCTTCTCCCGAATGCCGGGATCGTCGTGCGCGTGTTCCAGGACGAACGGATCGACGCCGATGTCCCGGCCGATGCGGGCCATCGTCCGGGGATCGGAGATGTCCTCGCCGCGCTCCCAGCGCGCCCGGTAGGTCTCGGCGATGAACGCGCGCCCGGCGCCGAGTTCCTCGGCGGCGAGATAGGCGAGGTGCGAGACCTCCCAGCGCGGCGCGGGGTCCACCGGCCAGACCATCTCCAGGCCGCGCGCCCGGGCGAGGCGGCGCACGTCCTGGAGGATGTACAGGTGCTTCTCCTTCGACATGGGGACGTACGGCAGCCTGACGTTGCCGCGCTCCAGTTCGTCCAGGGCCGGCTGGTCGGGCTCCCAGAACGGCAGCCACTCCAGGCCCTCGGCGACGTCCGGGTAGTGGTCCAGCAGGTCCCGGTAGGCCATCCAGGAGTAGGGACTGCGGAAGGAGAAGTACCAGCGCGGTCCGCGTCGTGCCATCACCGCCTCCAACTGTCGTGTGCGCACGGGTGGTTCGGGGATCTTCGGGTTCAGAGGGTGATGCCGCCGTCGATCTGCAGCACGGCGCCGGTGATGTACGCGGCCCGGTCCGAGACCAGGTAGGCGACCAGGTCGGCGACCTCCTCGGCGGTGCCCATGCGGCGCAGCGGTACGGCGGCGAGGGCTTCCCCCCGGGCCTTGTCGTTCATCTCGGCGACCATGTCGGTGTCGATGAAGCCGGGGGCGACGGCGTTGACCCGGATGCCCGCCCGCCCGGTCTCCTTGGCCAGGGCCCGGGAGAAGCCGATGATCCCGGCCTTGGAGGCGGAGTAGTTGGTCTGGGTGGCGTGGCCGTGGACCCCGGCGACAGACGAGATGTTGACGACGGCTCCGCCGCGCCGCTTCATCATGCCGAAGACCGCGGCACGGCAGACGTGGTAGACGCCGTCGAGGTTGGTGTCCATCACCTGCCGCCACTGGTCGTCGGTCATGAGGACGAGCGGGTTGTCGCGGGTGATGCCGGCGGCGGTGACGACGGCGTCGAGGGCGCCCAGGTCCGCTTCGGCCGCCTCGACCCAGGCCCGTACGGCGGCGCCGTCGGCGACGTCCACGCGGGTGCCGGCGATCCGGACGCCGTACTCCTCGCCCTCCTTCTCCAAGGTGCGGGCCGCGGTGTCGTCCGAGCGGTAGCAGAAGGCGACGTCGAAGCCGTCGCGGGCGAGCGCGCGGACGGTGGCCCGCCCGATGCCGCGCGAGCCGCCGGTGACGAGCGCCACCCGGTTGCTGCTCTCAGTCATGGATGTCTCTTTCGTGAGGGCCTGTCAGGCGCCTTCGGGGCGCAGGGCGGAGGCGGGGCGGAAGGCCATGACGATGCGTTCCACGGTCATCACCGGTTCGCCCGCGGAGTGGCACTCGCCCTCGAACAGCACGGTGTCGTCGACCCTGCGGTCCAGCCGGACGCGGTGCTCCAGGACCTCGCCGGGCAGCACCGGGCGGTGGAAGGCGACACCGGTCATCCCGCCGAAGAGCATCACCTGGCCGCGCAGCACGTCCGGGTTGGGGGCGTCCCAGGTGGCGAGGACGCCGGCGGCCTGGCACCAGGACTCCACCAGGAGCGCGGGCGGGTAGGCGAAGTCCCGGTCGGGGGTTTCGGGGCCGAGTTTCTCGTACCAGGGCTCGTTGCAGGTGACCGCCTTCAGGGCGACCAGCCGCTCGCCGGGTACGACGTCGACGAGCCGGTCCACCAGCAGCATCGGGAAGCGGTGCGGCAGCCGGGCCCGGATCTCGCGCTGGCCGGTCATGCCGCCGCCTCCCCGGCCGGCCGGCGGGCGTAGCGCAGCCGGACGCTCGCGGCCGGTCCGCGCGCGGTGCTGAGCCTGGCCCGGCACTGCCAGTCGCCGTCCGGGGTCCGCTGCCATGCCATGGCGATGTCGACCCGGTCGCCGGGGAAGACCGGTCCGGTGAACCGGGTCGACTCCACGGCGGCCAGCGCGGTGCCCTTGGCGCCGTCGGGGGCGGTGGCGAGGGCACCCTGGTGGGTGCACTCCACGAGGCAGACGCCGGGGAAGATCGGGAAGCCGGGGTAGTGGCCGGGCAGCACGGTCTCGGCGGCGTCCACCGTGAAGCGGGCCGCGGTGGCGAACTCCCCGTCGCCGGGGAGCACCTCCACGGCCCCCGCGAGCGGACTGGCGCCGGTCATCAGGCCACCCGCGCCATGCCGAGCTTGCCGAGCAGCAGGTCGTAGGCGCTCTGCAGGGTGACGATCTGCTTCAGGTCGGACTCCGGCAGCTTGATGCCGTACTTCTTCTCCAGGATCACGACGACCTCGAGGGCCATCAGGGAGTCGACCTCCAGGTCGTCGACGAACCGGGCGTCGTCGGTCACCTCGGTGACGTCGACGTCGAGCACCTGCGCCACGAGGGCGCGCAGTTCTTCCTTGTCCAGCACGGTCGGGGTCCTTTCCGGAAACGTTCGGGAGGGGGCGGGAGACGGGGTTCAGCGCAGCCGGAGCAGGGCGCAGCCGACGCTGCCGGTGCGGTCCACGGAGGTGATCACGCCGATGCGGCCGGCCGCCTGCTGCGGCCGGTCCGCGGCGAACGCGAGGAGGGCGGCGGCCTGGAAGGCGGCCGCGGCGGCGCCCGTGTCGCCGATCAGCGGGGCGGGCGTCAGGTCGGCGGGGCCCGCGGTGCCGAGCACCTCGTGCACCGCCTCGGTCTCGGCTCCGCCCGCGCGGCCGGGCGCGCCGGAGCGGGCGACGGCCGCCACGTCGGCGGGCGTGGCACCGGCCCGGTGCAGCGCGGAGCGCAGGCAGGTCACGAGGGCCGGGCGCGGGTCGGCGCCGTCGAGGACGACGCCGAGCTCGACGGCGAGGATCTCGGCGAGCACGGGCTGCCCGGCGTCCTCGGGGGCCCGCGGTTCGACCAGGAGCATCGCGCAGCCCTCGCCGAGCGGCGGGACCGCCCCCTCGGCGCTGTCGGCGCTGTCGGTACCGTCGAGGCAGCGGTGCTCCAGCCAGGCGCGGGCCGGTGAGAACTCCTCGGCCGCCCCGCACAGCACGGTGCGTGCGCGGCCCGAACCGAGCAGCCGCCGCGCGTAGTTGAGGGCGTGCAGGCCCGCCGCGCGGCCACCGGCGATGGTCGCGTTGGGGCCCTTGAGCTGGTACCAGATGGCGCTCTGCCCGGCGGCGCAGTTCATCACGGTGTTGGGGAAGCGCGCCGGGTCGACGAAGAAGGGCTGCTCGCCGGTGAGCGAGTCCCGGGTGAAGTCCATCATCGACTGGGCGCTGCCGGTGGTGGTGCCGAGGGTGAACGCGGCGCCCTCGCCGGTCCCCACGGCCCGGTTGCGCTCGGCGTCGTCGAGCAGTGCGCCGACGGCGGTGACCGCGAGCCCGGTGACCCGGTCCATGGACCGGGTGCCCTTCTTGCCGAGCACCTCGCGCACGCCGAAGCCGGGTACGACGCAGCCGACGCCGTCGGGGGTGGTGCCGTGCTCGGGGCCGAGGCCGGTGACGGTGCCGCGCCGCTCGCGCAGACCCGCGGCGTACGCGTCCCTGCCGATGCCGTACGGCGACACGGCCGACCAGGCGGTGATCACCGGGTGGCCGGTGTCCGTGACGAGAGTGGTCATGACCGTCACGTGGTCCTTTCTGTGGGAACGGCTCAGAGGTTCGGGGGCCGGGGACCGGGCGAGGCCGGTCGTCGGGTCAGAGGAAGAAGACCATCCGGTACTCCGCCCAGCGCGCGGCCACTTCGCCGTCCCGGGCCAGCCGGATGCCGGCGAGCGGCGGGCGCGGGGAGCCGAGTGCCGTGAGCGCGGGCTCCTCGACCCAGACGCCGACGCCCGCTTCGAGCAGCGAACGCAGTCCCGCGCGGGGGTCGGTGAGGGTGTCGAGGGTGCGGGCGCCGATGCGCAGGGCCGGGGGCGGCGGTGCGTCGAGCGCGTACCCGACGGCCGTGCCGCGCAGCAGGATGTCCAGGCCGCCGAGCTGGCGGTGCAGTTCGGTGGCGAGGTACAGCTCGTCGAAGAACTGCTTGTCCAGGGCGCCCCGGTAGCCGCGCTCCACGATCGCCAGCACCCGCTGCTCCCCGTCAGCCTGATCCGACATCAGATCACCCCGATCAGCAGCGTCTTGTCGGCGGCGGCGACGTTCGCGGCGTAGCCGGCCGGCGGGCGGAGCACCACCTGCGGCAGATGCTCCGCCACGCCCCGGTCGTCGCTGCAGAACCGGCAGCCGTACCAGTGCAGCCGGCCTGGGAAGGCGTCCAGTAACTCCTCCGCGAGGCCGGGCAGCGACGGGTAACTCCGGTTCCAGTCGGCCAGGTTGCGTGGCTTGTCCGGACCCTGCGCCCGCTGGGTCAGCAGCGTGGCGTACCCGCACGTCCACACCTGGACGGCGGCGCCGCGCTCCAGCAGCGCCTGGGTGAGGCGCAGGGCGGTGGTGACCTGGTCACCCGCGTGCGGCGCGCCCATGAGCGTCAGGAGCACATCGGTGTGCGGAATCTGCCTGGCCACTTAATGCCACACCACCCGGACCGCCGGATCGAGGATCCAGCCCGCCACCACGTCCATGCCGACGACGCGCAGTTCGGGCCTGAGGCCGGCGGTGTCCAGCCCGTGCTGGGCGAGGGAGAAACTGTCCGCCGCGAGCACCCCGCCCTCCTTCTGGAACCGGTCCAGATCGGCGTCGCTGCCCGGCACCGCCAGCACGACGCCGTCCTGGACCAGGAAGAGCAGAGCGGACTGCCCGGTGATCACCTGGGTGACCGCGTCACGCCGGAAACCGGTGTCCGCGGCCGCGCGTCCCTGGCTCTCGATGAGCAGCAGCCGCGGAGCGCTGCTCTCCCAGTCGGTGCCGTTCACCACCTGCTCGGTCACGCCGTTGGCGCCTTGCCGTTCAGCGCGTCGAGGACGCGCTGGTCGAAATTGACCAGCTTCCAGTCCCTGCGGTTCTCTATCAGGGCGTAGCCGTGGACGATGCGCCCGGTGGCGGTCTTGACCAGCTTGCCCTCGCGCAGCACGTACCAGTCCATGCGGGAGGTGTAGGTGAAGTCCTTGAAGACCTCCTCCACCGTGTAGACGGTGTACAGGTCCTCCTCCATCAGCGCCTCGTCGAGGATGCGGATGTCGGAGCGGGGCACGACGGGGATCCAGCGGCGATCGTCCAGCAGGGTCTTGATGGAGATGCCGCGGTCGGCGACGAAGCGGTCCTTGCCCTCCTCCATGAGCCGGAGGTAGCCGGACATCTGGATGCGCTCGGTGAAGTGGCAGTACGGGTAGGGGATGTTCCACTTCCAGGCGTAGGCGTTCTGCCCGGCGGTGAGGGCGGCGAGGATCTCCTCCTCGGCCGGGGCCGCGGTGCCCGGCTCGCGCTCCAGGTCGTCGCCGAGGCGGGCGACGGCGAACCGGGCGAGCTGGCCGGGCACCTCGCCGGCCGCCTCCAGGTAGGTGTCGGTGCGCAGCGAGACGCGGACCTTGGAGGTGACGGCCTTGTGGATCTCGCCGTCGCGCTCGACCTGGACGGTCACCTTGAACCCGAGGGTGCTGTCCTCGTCCTTGGTCCAGGGCACGACCTGCGCCTCGGCGTGGTCGTCCATGTGGAAGGCGTGCAGGATGCGGGTGTCGATCGAGACCAGGTCCAGGCCGAGGCCGTGCTCCTCGTACAGCGCCCGGGCGGGCAGCCCGGCCTGCCGGAAGTGGTCCAGGACGGCTTCCTCGACGAGGTAGTTGACGTGCTTGAAGCCGATCCAGGTGCAGATGTTGGAGCCCT
Above is a genomic segment from Streptomyces fodineus containing:
- a CDS encoding non-ribosomal peptide synthetase is translated as MLGDGIPLTAAQAGIWFAQQLDPKNPIYNAAEYLEIRGAIDADVFEQALRRLVREAEALRMRVVEDGEGLWQIADPDPRWTLQRLDLRHEEDPETAAEQWMRETLAEPVDPRHDLLFRFALLRVATDRYLWFYRYHHVTVDGFAVALLARRAADLYTALAAGREPAPSGFGPVADLVEADAAYRRGERFAADREFWRERLAGCPEPAGLSDRTPVMAHGLVRRTSFLTTDGLERLRDTAREVGVTWPATMMTAAALYLQRSTGADEVVLGVPVSCRLGRAARSVPGMVSNVVPLRVPVTQGLTLAALLEQVSAELRAVMKHQHYRYEDLVRDRNLLGGGGRLTGPEINIMMFDYGLTFGDAPAVVHNLSIGPSDDLSLIVYERSDGRGLQVDFDANPALYSGEQLAAHQHRFIGFLQRLADAGPDTPVGHIDLLDATERDLVVRAHNDTAHPVPDTTLTELLEQQARRTPGAPALRFEDSTLTYRELHARADRLAHLLRASGVGPESIVALAVPRSPDLVTALLAVVKAGAAYLPVDPDYPAERIRFMLGDARPALLLTTATTAAGLPGELSVPLLVLDADDTADRLAAQPGTPPAGPAPAGDHPAYVIYTSGSTGRPKGAVVPHRAIANRLLWMQHRYGLGADDRVLQKTPSGFDVSVWEFFWPLITGAALVVARPEGHKDPRYLAELIRAERITTTHFVPSMLQVFLEEPAAARCTGLRRVICSGEALPEELQNRFFRVLPRVGLYNLYGPTEAAVDVTCWECAPGAGPVPIGHPIWNTRTYVLDPALRPAAPGTPGELYLAGVQPARGYLGRPGLSAERFVADPYGPPGSRMYRTGDLARWSDHGALVYLGRTDDQVKIRGLRIELGEIETALARHPGIRHTAVVTREDQPGEKRIVAYVVPSDGTAPGTDELRRELAAHLPDHMIPAAFVGLPELPVTPNGKLDRRALPAPDLATAGTGRAPGNPREELVCHLFADVLGLPRTGMDDNFFALGGHSLLATRLINRVRETFGAELTIRSVFEAPTPALLAARIAGGDRHEDPLDVVLPLRPHGSRPAVFCVHPAGGLGWCYAGLIRHLDPDVPVYALQARGLDGTGPLPGSFHEMAADYIEQIRRIQPHGPYHLLGYSSGGIAAHVIACALQAAGEEVGLLAILDTYPGQTLAELGEQEILADLLRWVGYDRRYLGKKPLRHDKVVQILRRLGSSLASLEPHHIAAIGRVYANGRDLVHEFVPDRFDSDVTVLVASLDKVDISPTPETWRPYVGGDITAHYLERSHNDLMKPAALAEIGRILAAELRRIEAAAPQPSPAGV
- a CDS encoding MbtH family protein, with product MATNPFEDDGARYYVLINDEGQYSLWPAFAEVPAGWTVRHGAADRQECLDHINEYWTDMRPASLVRAMGG
- a CDS encoding 2-hydroxychromene-2-carboxylate isomerase, with the translated sequence MARRGPRWYFSFRSPYSWMAYRDLLDHYPDVAEGLEWLPFWEPDQPALDELERGNVRLPYVPMSKEKHLYILQDVRRLARARGLEMVWPVDPAPRWEVSHLAYLAAEELGAGRAFIAETYRARWERGEDISDPRTMARIGRDIGVDPFVLEHAHDDPGIREKGLQALNSLHRDGVFGVPFFIVGFDKYWGVDRLPGFIDSVRSKAAA
- the fabG gene encoding 3-oxoacyl-[acyl-carrier-protein] reductase translates to MTESSNRVALVTGGSRGIGRATVRALARDGFDVAFCYRSDDTAARTLEKEGEEYGVRIAGTRVDVADGAAVRAWVEAAEADLGALDAVVTAAGITRDNPLVLMTDDQWRQVMDTNLDGVYHVCRAAVFGMMKRRGGAVVNISSVAGVHGHATQTNYSASKAGIIGFSRALAKETGRAGIRVNAVAPGFIDTDMVAEMNDKARGEALAAVPLRRMGTAEEVADLVAYLVSDRAAYITGAVLQIDGGITL
- a CDS encoding 3-hydroxyacyl-ACP dehydratase FabZ family protein, which translates into the protein MTGQREIRARLPHRFPMLLVDRLVDVVPGERLVALKAVTCNEPWYEKLGPETPDRDFAYPPALLVESWCQAAGVLATWDAPNPDVLRGQVMLFGGMTGVAFHRPVLPGEVLEHRVRLDRRVDDTVLFEGECHSAGEPVMTVERIVMAFRPASALRPEGA
- a CDS encoding 3-hydroxyacyl-ACP dehydratase FabZ family protein; the protein is MTGASPLAGAVEVLPGDGEFATAARFTVDAAETVLPGHYPGFPIFPGVCLVECTHQGALATAPDGAKGTALAAVESTRFTGPVFPGDRVDIAMAWQRTPDGDWQCRARLSTARGPAASVRLRYARRPAGEAAA
- a CDS encoding acyl carrier protein, translating into MLDKEELRALVAQVLDVDVTEVTDDARFVDDLEVDSLMALEVVVILEKKYGIKLPESDLKQIVTLQSAYDLLLGKLGMARVA
- a CDS encoding beta-ketoacyl synthase N-terminal-like domain-containing protein yields the protein MTTLVTDTGHPVITAWSAVSPYGIGRDAYAAGLRERRGTVTGLGPEHGTTPDGVGCVVPGFGVREVLGKKGTRSMDRVTGLAVTAVGALLDDAERNRAVGTGEGAAFTLGTTTGSAQSMMDFTRDSLTGEQPFFVDPARFPNTVMNCAAGQSAIWYQLKGPNATIAGGRAAGLHALNYARRLLGSGRARTVLCGAAEEFSPARAWLEHRCLDGTDSADSAEGAVPPLGEGCAMLLVEPRAPEDAGQPVLAEILAVELGVVLDGADPRPALVTCLRSALHRAGATPADVAAVARSGAPGRAGGAETEAVHEVLGTAGPADLTPAPLIGDTGAAAAAFQAAALLAFAADRPQQAAGRIGVITSVDRTGSVGCALLRLR